A window of Glycine soja cultivar W05 chromosome 2, ASM419377v2, whole genome shotgun sequence genomic DNA:
TTCTAATAAAAtggtaaatattattttatccgTATATAATACATTCGTTGTTGGAGGAAGACATATTTTTAccataatttcttaaaaacaataaatcacTCAATAAAGTGTTTCCTCCCAAGTCGCAAGAATCAAGCTCTAGATGCGCTaggaaatattttgtaaaatgaaatatataaataggaagaacttgtaaaaaaatagagataaacAATGAAGAAAATAGCCATGAAAATTCATAAAATGAGAATATCTAAGTATAAGATTACAACGAATCTGGATGAATCTGCTAACAACCTAATCttctatcattttcatttgatatttaaaataattaactgcTAAAACAAAACtcataaaagataaaatctGCAACAATAATTGAACTCTATCTAAAACTTATtctaaattcaaaattcaagtaAGGCAAGTCTCATATCTTTAGAGGGAGAAAAGAAAATACTATCACGCCAATACTGACCCCGACCCTATCACGTGCATGAACTTTTATCGACAAGTTGTCCCCACTCCCAAAGAACAATTGCAAGTGCCAAATGACTCCAAACCCAAAACCGCAGCCAGCAACACAAAACCAGTCCCCGGCCCATGCCACTAGCTGTATATGCAGATTACAAAAAGAGACACCACTAGTTTATTTATACTTGTAttatattacaaatataataatgaataaattaCGGTTAATATACCTCctgaatatattttgtaaaaatagacaaactttttctattttttttttataaaaaaatcaaggtTGCCAAGCCATTCTTCAAAGCAAGGGTGATCCAATAGTAGGTgagaactaaaataaattttattttttttattttaaatgaaaaataatatgtcgtattttttaaataaatatggtctttttattttataatagctaataaaaaatttatagaactaaaatttaaattttacttgttttattgttgttttCACTCTCATTCAAAGGAGTAAAAGAATGAACTTGTCCCCAATAACCCCCCACACAGCGTAGTAAATTTTCTACATCAAAATCATCTATGTAAAATTCCAGCAACAGCTGGAAAAGACTCCGATTTCTTTAGTTCCAGTACACCAAAGCACTCTCCATGCGTGAAGTGAAACTAGATGGTGTTTGCTGAAAGTGATCCTGTGGAGATTTTGGCAGATCGGAGAGGGTATTCAGACAAACTATAGAAGCCACCGATGAATCAGTGAGTAGAATATGCTTCTTGTTTGAAGATAATAAACTATCCTATGACACTCAAGGACTTGAGAGTCtaaattttaagaatgaaattttttatttactcataaaatttaatgttatttatcatttaaaaatatttattatttaagaaggagacattttatttattcatataattttataataagttttttaagatatattagtactaaagaaaattaagattatttttttgaaacctTAAAGTCCTAACTTGGGGCTGCTTGGACTTAAGCCCGGCCTTATTATCCCTAGTGGCAACTTGTTAATGTCCTTATTATCCCTAAGGGGTAACTTGTTAATGATGAATTGAAGACCCTTCAAACCGTGTGTCCTACCTTAAGTAGGCGTGGAATATCAATTGTTTCCACACTAGGGACAAAACTTCATCAAACTCATGAACTTACTCAGTCCCTTCCAGTTTGGAATTCGCAACAACGACCCTCAGTCATCTTCCTCTATATATTACTCCTCAGCTCTTATATTTAGACGCACACAATTATACAGCTCTAGAGAATCAAGAAAATTATTATACCCATTAAGATGAAACCGTACCTACGTGCAATATTCCTATTATTCCTTATCCTTCCTTCGGCGAGATGGGGCGAGGCTAAAATTTTTGACAAGATAAAAACGTTTTTGAGCAAGTTTAGTGAtgagaagataaaaaatttccCGAGTCGTGATGAGCAGAAGAAACTGCGGGAGTATTCCGAGAAATTCACGGAAATTATAGATTTTGTACAACAAAAGCCGACCCCTCCCCCACCGCCAATGTACCGTTTACAACCAAAGTCCCCTCCCCCACCGCCAAACGCACCACCGAAGCAAATCATTAAAGGCCTGTCCGTCGTCAAAGATTACTTATCTGACTACGGCTACATTGAATCCTCTGGGCCATTTAACGATTCTTTCGATCAGGAAATAATATCAGCCATTAAGACCTACCAGAATTTTTCCAATCTTAATGTTACCGGCGACCTGAACAAACAGCTTATTCAGCAAATCTTGTCCATACGATGCGGTGTCCCCGACGTTAACTTCGACTACAACTTCACCGACGACAACATTTCCTATCCCAAAGCCGGACACCGCTGGTTCCCAAACAGAAACCTCACATACGGTTTTCTTCCCGAAAACCAAATCCCAGACAACATGACTAAGGTGTTCAGAGATTCCTTTGCGAGGTGGGCCCAAGCCTCGGGGACTTTGAGTCTCACGGAGACAACCTACGACAACGCCGACATCCAGGTAGGGTTCTACAACTTCACTGCCTTGAGAATTGAAGTGGAGGTGTATGGTGGCAGCCTTATATTTTTGCAACCGGATTCTAGTAAGAAAGGGGTGGTACTTATGGACGGTAACATGGGCTGGTTACTTCCAAGTGAAAACGCCACACTGTCTAAAGATGATGGAGTTTTGGACTTGGAGACTGTGGCGATGCACCAGATAGGGCATCTACTTGGACTTGATCACTCTCACAAAGAGGACTCTGTTATGTATCCTTACATATTGTCATCACAGCAACGAAAGGTGAAGCTTTCCAATTCTGACAAGGCCAACATTCACCTTCAGTTTGCGTCCCATGACTCGGATCTGACTTCTCCAAACTCGCATGACTCGGATCTGACTTCTCCAAACTCGCATGACTCTGCAAGCCACGGTGGGCGTTTGGATGTGCTTTTAGTTACCACTTTCTCTCTTGGATTTGCTTACGTATTGCTCCTTTTGTATTAGTGGCTCCTGTCCCACCTTGCTTTTGGACTTATGAGCTTTTTATATTTCTGATTGTTCAATGTCTTTTCGGTTTATTCATGTGGCTGTTTCTTACAGGCCTTTCCACCTCcagtattaaataaaagatcattttgagctttttaattttaattattttttatttatatctcttcgaatattaataataaataataaaatatataaataaataaatgattatataCAATTAATCTTTTaggatgattattattttaagatagaaaaaataatatatatttatatattgttatgaGAGGTCTTTAGTTATATGCATAATGCACCCTTGGCAACTTGGGAGTTGGGATTTCAGTAATTATTATTGTGGTGGGTAAAGCTATAAACTCGGTTTTGTGTAAGTTCCTTTACTTTCTTGAGGAGTCTAAGGTGGGAAAGAGAAACACCTCTTCCAATGTAAGAAAGTTTTTTAAAACTGGTATATTAGTTTAGTTTCAATCTAATggctcaattttatttttcttttctccttgtattttttattccttttcttcttaTCTTTCCTTGTTTGCCCCTTCaattctcttctttctctcccatcttctttctctctccttctATCCGCCACCATAGTGCACCGTCACTTGTAGTTGCTTTGGTGGTACTCTACCACAGAAGAAGCAAGTGGAGCCTTGTTTCCATTACTTTACGGAAATTCACTTAATCACATTCAATTGGTTCATTGAgggatgttttttcttttgtgtttctGTGTGAGTCATTTGAGCGGTGCTgcgaaagaagaaaaaactccGGTCGGTGCCCACTGGTTGTCTGCGGTGGAGAGAAGGAGTGTTGTGCGGAAGAAAAGAAGAGGGGCAAACAAGGAAAGACTGGAAgaaaggaataaaagaaaaaataattgaaccaTCAGATCGACGAAAACTAAACCAACTGCCAAGGGAAACGAAAAGCATAATAGCAGGAGTCAAGTTCAAAAATTATACAAAGTTTCACAAAGAAGATCCATATATGTTTCAAATGCTAGATTCCTTCGAATAGATGGCTATGGgtgataaattatatatgaattggaaaatacaaaaaatatgttgcaacttgcaagggATGCATCAGTAACAATTGTTTATAAGTAGTACTGCCATCAGTATCAACTTTATCAGCAAAAAAtaagttgcaacttgcaagggATGCACCACCCACTTACAGCTTAATTAATTGTcaccgataaaaaaaatgtttgatacaCATCCAAAATCCTATTTAACATTtagattgagaaaaaaatgaaaaatatataaaatgataaaatttatgatataataaaaaaataaaaaagtgtggatgcaatatttaaaataaaaaataatttataaattattactcATGGAAAACGAGAACTCAAGAAAACCTCGCATCATGTACTTGTGAATCCCACCAATCCCGATACATAGCCATTAATATAAGCCTAAAAGGAAACATCCAATTACAAGTTGAATGTTAATATATGCACAGCCACTTACTGCATACAAGAAGATGCAATAGTAACAAGGACGATTCCAACTTCTCTACTCGCGTAATAGCTTTGTAGCTTCCCATGCATGTGACCCACTAGTTCTAATCCTAACTGATACAATTACACGTAGGAATATTCACGAGTTGGtatgaatcaaatcaaattttaggtaaaattaaatttacattagttatatttgattagattgatttgatttaaattttgatttttttatcattcaaattaattaaaaagggaTTAGTTTAGTTGAGTCAATcaactataataaa
This region includes:
- the LOC114379727 gene encoding metalloendoproteinase 1-like isoform X2, with product MKPYLRAIFLLFLILPSARWGEAKIFDKIKTFLSKFSDEKIKNFPSRDEQKKLREYSEKFTEIIDFVQQKPTPPPPPMYRLQPKSPPPPPNAPPKQIIKGLSVVKDYLSDYGYIESSGPFNDSFDQEIISAIKTYQNFSNLNVTGDLNKQLIQQILSIRCGVPDVNFDYNFTDDNISYPKAGHRWFPNRNLTYGFLPENQIPDNMTKVFRDSFARWAQASGTLSLTETTYDNADIQVGFYNFTALRIEVEVYGGSLIFLQPDSSKKGVVLMDGNMGWLLPSENATLSKDDGVLDLETVAMHQIGHLLGLDHSHKEDSVMYPYILSSQSQQRKVQLSNSDKANIHLQFAKHDSDLTSPNSHDSASHGGRLDVLLVTTSSLGFAYLLLLLY
- the LOC114379727 gene encoding metalloendoproteinase 1-like isoform X1, translated to MKPYLRAIFLLFLILPSARWGEAKIFDKIKTFLSKFSDEKIKNFPSRDEQKKLREYSEKFTEIIDFVQQKPTPPPPPMYRLQPKSPPPPPNAPPKQIIKGLSVVKDYLSDYGYIESSGPFNDSFDQEIISAIKTYQNFSNLNVTGDLNKQLIQQILSIRCGVPDVNFDYNFTDDNISYPKAGHRWFPNRNLTYGFLPENQIPDNMTKVFRDSFARWAQASGTLSLTETTYDNADIQVGFYNFTALRIEVEVYGGSLIFLQPDSSKKGVVLMDGNMGWLLPSENATLSKDDGVLDLETVAMHQIGHLLGLDHSHKEDSVMYPYILSSQSQQRKVQLSNSDKANIHLQFAKHDSDLTSPNSHDSDLTSPNSHDSASHGGRLDVLLVTTSSLGFAYLLLLLY